Within the Gemmatimonadaceae bacterium genome, the region GTGCTCGCCGTGGGGGTTCGTTATCTGCTCGTGAACGGCACGCCGGCGATCGACGGGGGCACTTTCGCGAACGTGTTCGCCGGACGAGTTCTCACTCGCCGATGACCGTCCGTCGACCGGTCGCGACTCGGTGTAACTTTGGGCATGGCTGAGCCGGAATTCGGGACGTTCTTCGTTCCGGGCCCAACGGAGATTCGCCCCGAGATTCTCGCCCAACTCACGCGTCCGGTGATCCCGCACCGCGGACGAGAGTTCGAGGCGATGTTCGCGCGCATCGAGGCAGGCCTGCGCGACGTGCTGCTCACGGCGCGCCCTGTGTACGTGGGCGCGACGTCGGCCACCGGTTTCATGGAGATGGCGATCCGCAACGTCCGCGGGGGGGCGATTCTCGCGCTCGTGAACGGCGGCTTCTCGGAGCGCTTCGCCGCGGTCGCCGAGTCGTGCGACCGCGAAGTCGATCGCGTGTCGGTGCCGTGGGGCGCCACCTTCGAGCTGAACGTCGTCGAAAGCGCACTTCGCCGCCGACAGTACGCGGCGGTAACGGTCGCGCACTCGGAAACATCGACCGGTGTTCTCACCGACGTGCATGCCGTGTCCGAACTGGCGCACCGATACGGCGCCATGGCGATCGTCGACAGCGTGTCGGGGGCCGGCGGCGCGGAGCTCATGGTCGACGCGTGGCAGCTCGATTTCGTGCTCACCGGGTCGCAAAAGGCTCTCGCGCTGCCGGCCGGGCTCTCGTTCGCGGTCGCGTCCACCGAGTACGTCGAGCGCGCCGCCTCCGTGCGTGATCGTGGCTTCTACTTCGACGTGCTGCAGTACGAGAAGTTCGCGAACTTGAACCAGACGCCCAGCACGCCGGCAACATCGTTGCTCTACGCGCTCGAAGCGCAGATGGGGGATATCGGGCGCGAAGGGATCGAGCAGCGTTGGGAGCGGCATCTGGCGATGCGCGACGCGACGATCGACTGGGTCGAGGGAGTCGCGCGACGGCGCGGGTTCAACCTCGGCATCGTCGCGCCGGAGGGCATGCGATCACCGACGGTGTCCGTCATCTCGCTGCCGACGGGGATGCACGGCCCCGAAATGATCGAGGCGGTCAAGGCCCGCGGCTTCACGCTTGGTGGCGGGTATGGCCCCTTGCGCGACACGACGGTCCGCGTGGGGCACATGGGCGACCACTCGGTCGGCGGCGTCGAGGCGTGTTTGCGCGAATTCGAGGACGCGATCGTCGAAATGGCCGAACGACGGCGGTTCGTCCGCGTGTAACGGCCGTACGGACCCAACGGCTGCGGCTCCGGAGCGGTATTGGAAGGTCCGGTTCGCCACAGCCTCATGCCATCCGTCGAAAAACAGACCCTCCGTCAGCAGCGCCTGCTCGTCGCGTTCACCGCGCTCGCCGCGTCGATCGCCGGCATCGGCAACGATTTCGCGTACGACGACATTCTCGTCATCCTCCACGACGATCGCATCGTGAACGTGGGCCGATGGCTCGAGTTCTTGACGACGCCGTACTGGGCGCCCCCTCACTTGCCCGATCTGTATCGGCCGGTCGCGTCGTTGTCGCTCGCGCTCCAGTACGTCATCGGGGACGGAGGGCCGCTCGTCTTCCGCCTCGTCAGCATCATGCTCTATGCGTTGACGGCGCTGCTGGTCTTCGCGCTCGCCTCCCGTCTGATGTCACGCGGCGCGGCATTGGCGGCCGGCGTTCTCTTCGCGGCGCATCCGGTTCACGTCGAAGCCGTGGTGCAGGGAGTGAATCAGGGTGAGTTGATCGTCGCGGTCCTCTCGCTCGCCGCCGTCTGCCGTTACATCGACAAGCGGGGCGCTGGATCGCTCGGCGTGGGCGACTGGTCCGTGCTCGCGTTGCTCTACGCGCTCGCGATTCTCACGAAAGAGAATGGATTCGTGCTGCCGGGGCTTCTCCTGGCCGCCGAGCTTCTTCTCATCGACGGCGAGTCTCTCATGAGGCGCGGTCGTGCCCTCTGGCGCGGATACGCGGCGCTCGGCGCGGTCGCCGTCGTGCTCATGGCGATTCGCACGCTCGTTCTCGCCGGCCGCTTCATTGGCGCGTTCACGGCCGAGGCGCTCGTCGGCGCGAGCTTCGGCGGACGAATGCTGACCATGCTGCAGGTCGTGCCCAAGTGGTTTCGGCTGCTCCTTTGGCCCGCGCATCTCCAGATCGACTACTCGCCGAACGAGATCGTGGCCTCGACCGCCATGGGCTCACACGAGTGGCTCGGCCTCGCGCTGCTCATGGCGACGGTCGCCGTCATCGTGGCCGCGCGACGTCGCGCGTCGGTGGTGAGTTTCGGGCTGCTCTGGTGCGCGGTGGCGATTTTCCCGGTGAGCAACGTCGTGCCGACGAGCATCGTGCTCGCCGAGCGGACGTTGTTTCTTCCCAGCGTCGGGATGGTCATCGCGGTTTGCGGCGCCGCTTCGCTGCTCGCTCGAGCATTCACGTGGAGCCCGAAGTTGGCTCTCCGCGGCCTTGCGGCGGCCTGCGGCGTGCTCGCGCTGCTCGGCATCGGCCGCAGCGCGGCGCGCCAGCGAGACTGGCGGAACGCGGCGCACATCTGGATCGTGAGCGCACACGACGCGCCGCGGAGCCTTCGTGTGCAGCGGGCCAAGGCCGCCGCGGCGGCCGATCTCACCAAAGAGATCGAGCAAAGTCTCCCCGGCGCATCCGAACCGTGGCGCGTCCACTATCAGCTCGGTATCCTGCTTCGCACCCTCGAAGAGGATTCTGCGGCGACGTCGCAGTTGCGGCTGAGTCTCGAGCAACAGGCGCATCAGACCGACGCCGCGCGCGAGTTGGCCGAAACGCTCGTCGAACAGGGTCACTACGCCGACGCGAAGGTCGTCGTGCGGGACCAAATCGCGGCCGGCGATTCGAGCATCACGTTGGTGACGATCGCGCACACGGCGGACAGCGCCGAAGCGGCCGCCGCGCCGGCGGGCAGCGTCAGTTTGCACCTTCACTGATCAGCTCTTCGCCCGGCACGTCCATCTGGCGGCGAACCATTTGAGAGTAGGCGCCGCGGGTTTCCATCAATTCGATGTGCGTGCCGCGCTCGATGACGCGCCCGTCTTCCATCAAGAGAATGAGATTGGCGCGTCGCACGGTCGACAACCGGTGCGCGATGACGAACGTGGTTCGCCCGGCGAGCAACGATCCCATCGACTCCTGGATGAGCTGTTCGCTCTCCGTGTCGAGATTGCTCGTCGCTTCGTCGAGAATGAGGATCTGCGGCGACGCCAGGATCGCGCGCGCGATCGCGAGCCGTTGGCATTGTCCGCCGGAGAGTTTCACGCCGCGCTCGCCGATGAACGTGTCGTAGCGCTCCGGCAGCCGCTCGATGAACTCGTGCGCGTTGGCTCGCCGCGCCGCGTCCTCGATCTCCGCGTCGGTCGCGTTGTGGCGGCCGTACGCGATGTTGTCGCGCACGGAGCCGTCGAAGAGAAAGACGTCCTGCTGGACGATGGCGAGCAGGTCACGATACGTCCGAAGCTTGAGGTCGCGGATGTCGGTGCCGTTGACGACGATCCGTCCGCGCGTCGGGTCGTGGAATCGCGCGACGAGATCGGTCACCGTCGTCTTGCCGGCGCCGCTGCGTCCGACGAGCGCGACGACCGAGCCGCCCGGCACCGTGACGGTGAAATCGCGCACGACGGGCGTCCCCGGGCGATACTCGAACTCGACCTGCTCGAAGCGGATCTCGCGCACGACGTGCGGCGCGGCGCGCGCGTCCGGCCGATCGGGCTTGTCGGCGTCCATCTGCAACACGTCGAACACGCGCTCGGTGGCGGCGAGCGACCGCTGAAGTTCGGAAAACGAATTCACGATGTTCCAGACGGGATTGAGCAGCAAGAACGTGTACCACTGGAACGCCATGATGTCGCCGATCGACGCGCGTCCCGCGATCTCGAGCCAGCCGCCATACCAGACGATCACCACGTTCACGATGCTCAGCAGCAGTCCCCACGAGGTCCACAGCGCGAGCTCGCGGCGTTGCGCGAACAACTCCTTTCGCAGCACGGTGTGCCTGCCGCGCATGTACTCGAGCAACTCGCCCGTCTCGCGCCGGAACGCCCGCACGACGCGGATTCCCGAGAACGTCTCGCCGACGCGGCCGTCGATCTCCTCGGCGTCCTTGCGCAGCGAGCGGTAGATCGGCCGCACGCGCCGCGCGAACGTGAAGCTCATGAGCACGACGCCGGGGATCAACGCGAGGGCGGTGAGCGCGAGGCGCCAGTTCAGCGCCAGCAGCACGGCGACGGCGATGACCAGGCGCACGACCGAGATCAGCGGCGACAACACCGCCATTTGCAGCAGACCCGTCGTCGTGTCCACGTCGCCGGTGATGCGCGACAGGATGCCGCCGGTCTTCATGTCCCACAGCTTCGACAGCGGCAGATGCAGCAGCCGGTGAAAGAGTGACCGCCGCAGCGACAGCGTGACCTGGACGTTGAGTTTCCGCTGTCGATAGTCCTTGAAGACGTTGATCGCGCTCGACACGACGATCACGCCGAGGAATGTCAGGCCGGCGAAATGCAACCGGACGAGACGCGACGCCGTGTCTAGGGCGCGATTCAAGAGCACGTGGTCGATGATGAACCGCATGAACAGCGGCTCGACCATCTCGAGTCCGGCCCGCACGAGCGCCAGCGTAAACACCAGGCCGATTGCGAACCGGTGCGGCCGCAACCAGCGCAGGTACGCGCGGACGTAGACGCGGCGCGCCGCCTTCTTTTTCTCGCGCTCCGCCTTGGGCGATTGCTCCACCGGGGGCGCGTCGGCCGGCTTGGCGCCGTTCGCTTCCGTCGGCTCGTCGAGGCGGCGGCGCCGATAGTCCTCGACGAACCCGAGGTAGCGTTCGCGCGACGTCCGAGGGTGCTTCGCCATGCCCGTTACCGGATTTCCTCGATGCGCGCGACCACGTCGCCTTCGAGGATGCCGTCGACGACGTCGATTCCTTCGACCACCTCGCCGAACACCGTGTAGTCGCGGCCGAGCCGAAGGTTGTCGCGGAGGTTGACGAACCACTGGCCGTCGCCGGTGTCATGGCCGCGCGTGCTCATGCCGACCGTGCCACGAACGTGTGGCACGGGTCCGAGCTCGTCGCGAAAGAAGCGCGAGTACCCGACGTACTCGTTGTCACCGTGGCTCGGGCCCTGGATGACGAAGTCCGGCTCGACGCGGTGCCAGCCATATCCGTTGTAGTAGCCGGTCTGAACGAGCGCGAGGATCCGTGCCGCCGTGATCGGCGCGACGTCGCCGCGCATCCGCACGACGAACGATCCGCCGCCGCTCTCCCTCGCCATGGTCACGCGCACCCGCGCGTCTGCGCCGAGCGCCAACGCCACCGCGCGCGCGGGCAGATCGACGCGCGTCGTTGGCGGCCGGTCGTCGTTCGCCGGCCGTCCGGCGGCGGCGAGAAGGGCGACGCGCGCGTCCCGGGCCGAGGCGTTGTCACGCGCCACCCACCGCAGGAACGCGGCATTCTCGGCGGCGTGCGCGCCCGGATCGGACGAGCCGAGGAGCGCGCGCGCCGCGGCACGAACGGCCTGAGCGCCGGCGCTGGGCGAATTTACTACGGCAAGAAAAATCTTGTCGTCGGCGTGCCCGGTGAGCGCGCTCAACGCGTCGATCGCTCGCTCCTTCACGTTGTCGTTCGCGTCACCCGCCAACTTGCGCAGGGACGCCGTATCCGCGAGGACCCCGGCCGCCCGCGCGGCGTACATCCGCACCTGCCATTGCCGGTGCGTGGCGAGCGCCGGGAGTCGGCGCCGCGCATCCGCCGGTTCGACCCGCGCGAGCGCGACGATCGCGTGCGCGGCCGCCTGCCACGCCACGCCACCGCGAACACGCTGCGACGCGTCGGGCGGGAGCAGCGCGATCCACCGCTCGAGTAATCCACCGACCGTCGTGTCGCTGCCGCACGCCTGCCCGGCCAAATCGGCTGCGTGAAGCCGCACCTGCCACGTGCTGTCGGCCAACGCCGCGCGAATGGCGCCGCAGTCGGACTGGGCGGTCAGCGCGCGATAGCGGAGACGCCACGCCGGCTCGGGCCAGGTCATCGGCGCGGGCAGTGGCGGGAGCGAATCGCGCGCGGCGAATCGCGGATCCCCGATTCGGCCGATCGCTCGACGTGCCAAAACGCGCACGCGCACGTTTCCACTCTCGGCGCCCTCCTTGAGCGCCGGGTCGGCCGCGTCGCGCCGATCCTCCGCTGAAAGAATGCGGCGCAGGAGCGCGGAATCCGCTCTGGAAACCCGTCCAGCCTGCGCGGCCGACACCGACGGCGCGCCGAGGACTGCGACGGCCAAACCAATGCCGATTGATCGACCGGAGGCGAGTCTCATGATCGGAATGGAGAGCCAAGCTCCACGGGTTGCAAGACGACCCTGAACCGAACGTCTTTCATTGAGACAGATGTAAAGATTCCGTGAGGCGACAACGTCGGCACTTCAAGGCTTCATCGACGCCGCGCTCAGCCCGAACACCAGATGAGGCGTGCCGGCGAACTCGGTCTCGGCGATGATCGACATCCCGAGTCGTCTCGCCACGGCTTGGGACGGCTGGTTGACCGCCCGAATCAGTGAGATCACCTGATCGTATCCGCGCGTATGAAACGCGTAGTCGCGCACGGCGAGCGCGGCCTCCGTGGCGAAACCGCGATGCCAATACGATCGGTGCAACAGATAGCCGATTTCCGGATAGGTCGGCCGCGGAAGTCCTTTCAGTTCTTGCGTGACGAGCCCGACCTGCCCAATCGGTTCGCCCGTCTCTCGATCGAGAACGAGCCACAGGCCGTGTCCGTCGCGCTCGTACCGCATTTGTTGGCGTTCCATCCACACCTGCGCGCCGGCGCGATCCAGGCGCCTCGGGTAGTAACGCATGACGTCGGCGTCGCCGAGCATCGAGGCGACAAAATCCAGGTCGGTCGGCGCGAGCTCACGCAGCCGTAGGCGCTTCGTTTCGAGAATGACGTTGGACATGTGCTGTGTGCCCGACCCAACTTACCTTCTAATTGAATCCCTTTCGCTCCCTCCGGTCACGTGCTCGCCTATCTCAACGGCCATTTCCTACCTCGCTCCGCCGCCTCCATTCCGGTCGACGACCGCGGCTTCGTGTTCGGCGACGGAGTGTATGAAGTATGGCGCGCGGTCGGTGGCTCGTTGTTCGAGAGTGAGCGGCATGTCGCGCGTCTGCAGCGCGGATTGGACGAGCTGAAAATACCGCGTCCCGACGTGGCGACGACGCCTCGTCTGCACGACATCGCGCGGCGGCTCCTCACCGATTCCGATCTTCTCCACGGTGACGCGACGTTCTACGTCGAGGTCACGCGGGGCGTGGCGCCGCGAACGCACCATTTCCCCAAGGGGACCGTGTCGCCGACCATATACGCGACCGTCAATCGTCTCAACACTCCGGAGGAAATCCGCCAGCGGGGCGCCGAATGCATCACGATGCCCGACGTCCGCTGGCTCCGATGCGACATCAAGTCCGTGCAGCTGCTGCCAAACGTCCTCGCCAAGCAGGCGGCCGAGGAGCAACACGCCATCGAGGCGATTCTGGTGCGCGACGGTGTGGTGACGGAGGGCTCGCACACGAACGTCATCGGCGTATTGGACGGCGTGCTGCGGACTCACCAGACGAATAACCTCATTCTTCCCGGCGTGACGCGCGCGATTGTGCTCGAGATCGCGCGGTCCTTGGGGATTCAGGTGAGCGAGGACGCGTTCGGCGCGCGCGAGATTCCTCGCCTCGAGGAGCTGTTTCTCGTCGGCACGACGACTGACGTCATGCCGCTCGTTCGAGTGGACGGCAACCCGGTCGGCGATGGCAAGCCCGGCCCGATCGCCCGACGCCTGCAGGCGGAACTTCGCGCCCGCCTCGACGCGCTCCGCCCGGCGGACCCGCCCGCGCTCGCGTCGATCGCGCCCTGAGCCGCGATTCGTTTCCACGCCTCCTCAATCGGCTCGAAGGTGACGCCCATCTTGGCGTTTTTGCAGATCGCGACGCGACATCCGCAGGCCGCGGCCGCGCTCCACACACTCTGGGCCTATATCACGCTCGGCGCGACCGGCATCGTGACCGAGGAGGCAACGCCTCTGATCGGCGGTCTGATGGCGCACGACCACTATCTGCACCTGTCGACCGTCATGCTTTCGATAGCGCTCGGAACGTGGCTTACCGACCTGGGGTTGTACTATGTGGGTCGCTGGCAAGGCCGATGGGCTCGGCGGCGATGGCCACGGCTTCGCGAGTGGATGGTCCGGACGTTCCGGATCGTCCGACGGCATCCCTGGCGTGCATCCATGGCAGTCCGGTGGGCGTATGGATTGAGACTCACCCTTCCGATCGCGTGCGGGGCGGCTCGCGTCCCTTTGCCGGTTTACTTGATCGGAAGCGCCATCAGCTGTATCACGTGGGCAGTCTTCTTTACGGCGATCGGCTGGGCGTTCGGGGAAACGACGTTGATCGTTCTCGGACACGTCCGGCGTTACGAGAACTATTTGATCGCGTTGATCGTTCTGCTATTGATCATCGGATTCTGGATCGTGCGCGCCAGACACGTTCCCGATGAAGTGGTGGAAGTGCTGGCTTCGGGCGATACGACCGAGATGCGCGCGCCCGGAGGCCCGGAGGATGCCGAGGCCGCGGGCGGTTCGGCCGAACGGAAAGAACGTTGAACGACTCAAAGGAACGGAGGATGGAATCATGATGCGCGGTTTGACTCGCGGACTCATCGGCGCCGGTGTTCTTGCGGCGGTCTCGGCGACCGCCGCCGCGGCGCGCCCGATCGAGCCCCCCCATGCGGCCCCGCCGCCGAAGACGCAAACGGTCGTGTTCGCCGGCGGCTGCTTCTGGGGTATTCAGTCCGTATTTCAGCATGTGAAAGGCGTCGTCAGCGCGACGTCGGGCTATGCAGGTGGTTGGAAGGACAAGCCCGACTACGAGGAAGTCAGCTCGGGAGCCACGGGTCACGCTGAGTCGGTGCGCGTCGTCTTCGACACGTCGCAGGTGTCGTTTGCGGATCTCATGCGGGTGTTCTTCACCGTCGCGCACGACCCGACGCAGCTCAACCGGCAAGGCCCGGACGTCGGCACGCAGTATCGATCAGCGATCTTCTACATGAACGACGAGCAGAAGGACATGGCGCAGGCGTACATCGGTCAGCTGAACGCGTCGCACCTGTACGCGAAGCCGATCGTCACGCAGGTCGCGAAGTTGAAGAACTTTTATCGCGCCGAGGATTACCACCAGAACTACGCCGAGCTGCATCCCGACCAGCCGTACATCGTGATCAACGACGCGCCGAAGGTGGTCAACCTCAAGAAGAACTTCCCGACCTTCTTCACGGACAAGCTGGCCGCGCACGAGTAAAGCCCCAAACTCCGAAGGTTCCGAACTCCGAAACGTCCGATCTCCGAGACTTCCGAGATCCGAGACTTCCGAGATCCGAAACTTCCAAACTTCGAAACGGCGTCAGAGCGATGAGTTCGACTCGCCTCTGACGCCGTTTTTTTCGGTGCTCTCGAAGTCCGGAAGTCGCTATTTGGCCCGTTCGGCCGTTGGCCGTTTCGCGTCTTGGCTCCTTCGGGCTTCGGCTTTCAAAAGCTCCCATGCCTTGAGCACGTGCGCGTGCGTCGTCCGAATGTTGCCGATCGCGAACCGGAGCACGATCCGCCCGTTCAACTTCGTGTGAGACAGATACGCTTCTCCGCCCGCGTTCACCGCGTGCATGATCGACTGGTTGATCTCGTCGCGTTCCGTTTCGCTGACGCCTTCGGGCGCGAAGCGAAAGCACACGAGTGAGAAATCGACCGGCGCCACGACTTCCCAGCCCGCCGTTTCCCGCACCCACCTCGCGAGCTCGCGCGCGAGCGCGCAGTGCGCTCGTAGCCGCTCGACGAGTCCATCGACGCCGAACGCGCGAATGATCATCCACAGCTTGAGCGCCCGAAACCGGCGTCCGAGCTGCACGCCGTAGTCCATGTAGTTGACCACCTCTTCCTGCTCGCGTGTGACGAGAAACTCCGGCACGAGCGAGAACGCCCGTTTGAGAACGTCGCCGCGTTTGAGATAGAGCACCGAGCAATCGAAGGGCGTGAACAGCCACTTGTGGGGATTGACGACGAACGAGTCGACTCCGTCCACGCCGTCGAGCACCCAGCGAAACTCGGGCGCGATCGCCAGCACGCCTCCGTACGCGCCGTCGACGTGCAGCCACACTCCTTCCTTTCGGCAGATGTCGGCGAGCGCCGGCACGGGGTCGATGCTCGCCGTGCTCGTCGTTCCCACCGTCGCGACGCATGCCAACGGCACGAACCCCTGCGCGCGATCCGACTCGATGGCCGATGCGAGCAGGTCGGGACGCATGCGGAATGCCGCATCGCTCGGGATGTGCACGAGATTCTCGAGCCCGAGCCCGAGCGCGATCGCCGCTTTGTCGATCGCCGAGTGCGCGTGCTCCGACGCGTAGACCCGCAGGCGCGGCAGGTCCGTTCGCCCGGCCATGCCGCGTTCACGAATCGCCAGCCCCGGACGTGCTTCGCGCGCGGCGGCGACCGCGAGCATCGTCGACATCGATGCCGTGTCGGTCGTCATGCCGAACCAGCCGTCGCTCAGCCCGAGCATCTGGCGCAGCCAATCCGTCACGACTTGCTCGAGCTCCGTCGCCGCGGGCGACGTCTTCCAAAGCATCGCCTTCACGTCGAGCGTCGCCGTCAGCATCTCGGCCAGAATTCCCGGTACCGCCGCCGACGTGGCGAAGTAGGCGAAGAACGATGGATGGTTCCAGTGCGTGATCCCCGGAACGATCGTCGTCTCGAAGTCGCGCAGAATCGCGGCGAGCGGTTCGCCGGCGGCCGGCGGCGACACCGGCAGCTTCGCGCGAATCTCGCCCGGCCGAGCTCGCGACACGACCGGAAAGCGTTCGGGCGTGTCGAGATAATCGGCGATCCAGTCGAGCACCGTCCGTCCCTGCTCGAGCAGCTCGTCGCGCGGAAAATCTCCGGTCATCGCCATCGGAAGATTCGAAGCGCGATCGCGAAACACACGATCATCCACGCGACGAGCACGAGCAGCTGCGGCCAGAGCGACAGAAGCGGCACGCCTCGCAGCATGTTTGCTCGAAGCGCGTCGTTCGTCGCCGTGAGAGGAAGAATCTTGATGAACGGCTGCACGACGCGCGGAAAATTCTCCGACGAAAAAAACACTCCGGACAGCACCCACATCGGCAGCATCGTGAGGTTCATCAGCCCCGAAACCCCCTCGATCGTCGTCGGCCGCGCGGCGATCAACAATCCCAGTCCGCCGAACGCGAGCGCGGCGAGAATCATGATCGCCGCTACCGACCACGGTCCGCCGCGCAGCGGCACCCCGAACAGCGCCAGCGACGCGCCGAGGAGCACGATGCCCTCGATCGCCAACAGCACCAACCGCGATGCCAAATACGACGCCAAATACTCCGCGCGCGACATCGGCGTCGCGACGAGGCGTTTGAGCAGGTTTCGCCGCCGCTGGTCGACGATCGAGAATCCAAGTCCCCAGATGCCGCCGCCCATGATCGTCATCCCGAGCAAGCCCGGCACGACGAAGTCGATGTAGCGGGATCCTGCTTCGCGGACGTGGCGCTCGCTCGACGACAGCAAGTCGGTGCGCCCCGCGCCGCGCTGGATGTCATCGTCGACCATGAGTCGCGCCGTCCGCGCGTCCGGACGCGTGTCGTCGTACTCGTAGGCGATGGTATGGTCGCCGCTCGGTTCGACGACGACGGCCACCCGGCCGCTTCGCAGCGCCAGACGCGCGCTGTCGAGCGGCATCGCTTCGACGGCCAACGCCGAATCACGCCGCAACGATGCCGTGACCGTCGTCGCCTGCGCGGAACCGTTCACCACCGCCACGTGCACGACGTCCGGCGGCTTGGCACGAAAGGCAATGCCCAGACCGATGGCCAAGAGAATCGGAAATCCGAACGACCAGAACAGCGCTTCCGGTTCGCGCGTGTATTCCTTGAATCGAACGGTGATGAGCTGAACGAGAGGTCTGTCGCGATCCGCCATTAGTCCTCCCGCAACTGGCGGCCGGTCAGCGACACGAAAACGTCTTCGAGCGTCGCCGAGTGCGTGGTGAGCTGGGCCAGCTCGAGCCTGCGCTCGGCGAGAAACCCAAGCAGCGCGGGAACGGTGCGGTGAAGCTCGCCGACGTTGAGCTCATAGCCCCCGGCGCGCATCCTCGCGGCGCGGACGCCGGCGATCGAGCGAAGCGCGTCTTCGCCCAGCGGCTCCGAATCGCCGCCGAGCGCGAAATCGACGACGTGCTCCGCGCCGAGCGAGCGGATCAGTTCGCGCGGCGTTCCGAGCGCGATCACTTTGCCGTGGTCGACGATCGCCACGCGGTCGCACAGAATCTCCGCTTCATCCATGTAGTGCGTCGTGAGCAGAATCGTTCGGCCGTGCGCCTTGAAGTCCGTGATCAGGCCCCAGAGCTGGCGGCGCGACTGCGGATCGAGGCCGGTCGTCGGCTCGTCGAGAAAGAGAAGGTCGGGGTCGCCGACGATCGCGCACGCGAGGGCGAGCCGTTGTTTCTGTCCGCCCGACAATTTGCCGACGCGCCCGTCGCGTTTTTCCTCGAGCTGCACGAGGCCAATCACATCGTCGACGGTGCGCCCGCGCTCGTAGAAGCTGCGAAACAAGCGAACGACTTCGGCGACCGTGAGCTTGTCGGCGAGCTGCGTCTCTTGGAGCTGGATTCCGAGCCGCTGCCGAAGCTGTTTCTCCTGCTGGTCCCAGCGGAGTCCCAGAATCTCGACACGGCCCGAGTCGGGCGACGTCAGCCCTTCACAGATCTCGATCGTGGTCGTCTTGCCGGCGCCGTTCGGGCCAAGCAGTCCGAAGCATTCGCCGGCCGATACGTCGAGGTCGAGTCCGTCCACGGCGCGCACGTCGCCGTAGTACTTGCGGAGATCCTGAACCAGCAACGCCGATGACGGATTTGCTGAAGCCGACATAGGGGCTGAAACCTACTGCCTCTTGCCGGTGGTCGCGCGCAGCCGTAGCGTGCGAATGGCTCCGTAAACCCGCCCGATCGAGAAATGTCGAGACGAGCGATTCCCACCCGCTTCGTCGTGAACTGCGCGATGCTGCTCGCTCCGACCTTGCTCGGTGCACAGCAAGGAGCGCGGCGCGCGCGCGTCGACGGATCCGTGCGCGATTCGTCGGGCGCGCGCGTTCCGGACGCGGGCGTGGCGGTCGCGGGCGAAAAGGCCCCGAGAGCCGTGAGCGACGACTCCGGCGCGTTTCACA harbors:
- a CDS encoding ABC transporter permease, whose amino-acid sequence is MADRDRPLVQLITVRFKEYTREPEALFWSFGFPILLAIGLGIAFRAKPPDVVHVAVVNGSAQATTVTASLRRDSALAVEAMPLDSARLALRSGRVAVVVEPSGDHTIAYEYDDTRPDARTARLMVDDDIQRGAGRTDLLSSSERHVREAGSRYIDFVVPGLLGMTIMGGGIWGLGFSIVDQRRRNLLKRLVATPMSRAEYLASYLASRLVLLAIEGIVLLGASLALFGVPLRGGPWSVAAIMILAALAFGGLGLLIAARPTTIEGVSGLMNLTMLPMWVLSGVFFSSENFPRVVQPFIKILPLTATNDALRANMLRGVPLLSLWPQLLVLVAWMIVCFAIALRIFRWR
- the msrA gene encoding peptide-methionine (S)-S-oxide reductase MsrA, giving the protein MMRGLTRGLIGAGVLAAVSATAAAARPIEPPHAAPPPKTQTVVFAGGCFWGIQSVFQHVKGVVSATSGYAGGWKDKPDYEEVSSGATGHAESVRVVFDTSQVSFADLMRVFFTVAHDPTQLNRQGPDVGTQYRSAIFYMNDEQKDMAQAYIGQLNASHLYAKPIVTQVAKLKNFYRAEDYHQNYAELHPDQPYIVINDAPKVVNLKKNFPTFFTDKLAAHE
- a CDS encoding VTT domain-containing protein, which translates into the protein MTPILAFLQIATRHPQAAAALHTLWAYITLGATGIVTEEATPLIGGLMAHDHYLHLSTVMLSIALGTWLTDLGLYYVGRWQGRWARRRWPRLREWMVRTFRIVRRHPWRASMAVRWAYGLRLTLPIACGAARVPLPVYLIGSAISCITWAVFFTAIGWAFGETTLIVLGHVRRYENYLIALIVLLLIIGFWIVRARHVPDEVVEVLASGDTTEMRAPGGPEDAEAAGGSAERKER
- a CDS encoding pyridoxal-dependent decarboxylase, with translation MAMTGDFPRDELLEQGRTVLDWIADYLDTPERFPVVSRARPGEIRAKLPVSPPAAGEPLAAILRDFETTIVPGITHWNHPSFFAYFATSAAVPGILAEMLTATLDVKAMLWKTSPAATELEQVVTDWLRQMLGLSDGWFGMTTDTASMSTMLAVAAAREARPGLAIRERGMAGRTDLPRLRVYASEHAHSAIDKAAIALGLGLENLVHIPSDAAFRMRPDLLASAIESDRAQGFVPLACVATVGTTSTASIDPVPALADICRKEGVWLHVDGAYGGVLAIAPEFRWVLDGVDGVDSFVVNPHKWLFTPFDCSVLYLKRGDVLKRAFSLVPEFLVTREQEEVVNYMDYGVQLGRRFRALKLWMIIRAFGVDGLVERLRAHCALARELARWVRETAGWEVVAPVDFSLVCFRFAPEGVSETERDEINQSIMHAVNAGGEAYLSHTKLNGRIVLRFAIGNIRTTHAHVLKAWELLKAEARRSQDAKRPTAERAK
- a CDS encoding aminotransferase class IV, translating into MLAYLNGHFLPRSAASIPVDDRGFVFGDGVYEVWRAVGGSLFESERHVARLQRGLDELKIPRPDVATTPRLHDIARRLLTDSDLLHGDATFYVEVTRGVAPRTHHFPKGTVSPTIYATVNRLNTPEEIRQRGAECITMPDVRWLRCDIKSVQLLPNVLAKQAAEEQHAIEAILVRDGVVTEGSHTNVIGVLDGVLRTHQTNNLILPGVTRAIVLEIARSLGIQVSEDAFGAREIPRLEELFLVGTTTDVMPLVRVDGNPVGDGKPGPIARRLQAELRARLDALRPADPPALASIAP
- a CDS encoding ATP-binding cassette domain-containing protein — its product is MSASANPSSALLVQDLRKYYGDVRAVDGLDLDVSAGECFGLLGPNGAGKTTTIEICEGLTSPDSGRVEILGLRWDQQEKQLRQRLGIQLQETQLADKLTVAEVVRLFRSFYERGRTVDDVIGLVQLEEKRDGRVGKLSGGQKQRLALACAIVGDPDLLFLDEPTTGLDPQSRRQLWGLITDFKAHGRTILLTTHYMDEAEILCDRVAIVDHGKVIALGTPRELIRSLGAEHVVDFALGGDSEPLGEDALRSIAGVRAARMRAGGYELNVGELHRTVPALLGFLAERRLELAQLTTHSATLEDVFVSLTGRQLRED